caaattataagaaaataaagaaagaaactAAATTAAACTTGGAAAGGGTCGGGCGGATCAAGCTATGATCCATCATTTAGCCCATTTCATCTTAAGTAAACTAATCTATCTATTTATTAATTCGATCAATTTTGATCCTTTTAAATTCAGGCAACCCCACTATATAATACTCCTACATATACACTAATGTCCTTCAATATATGGGAACGATTAATCAACTTGAGAGGAACATAACCAATTGATTTTCTATAGAACTTTTTCCtccaataaaataaaacttaatCACAACTTTTTTATAATCATGTTATTTTGTAAATCTGATTGCATTATACTCCACTAATCTTTTTGTTTAATGATCTGAATCCGTTACAGTTTTAATGATGTCATAGTCTATGTCAGATTATCATAATTGAACTCTTATTTGATCATCGAATGATAAGTAATAATtacaaaatattgaaattaagGAGTTattaaccctaaaaataaaaacactTCTTACTTTCCATAATATTTGGCATGGACAAACCATCTTTATTCAATGACACTCATTAATTATTTGACCCAAACAACTATTcacttctttattttattttagagtAAGGAGTAGTTGGGTAGACATACATACGTAGTTTGGCTGTTATTAGTATCTTGTTTGATAcatttatttagtatatatatatatatatatattttatcgtATATTGAGGTGTgtattattaatatcataaatttcTATATATTAATAATAGATTTCAACATATGCATTAGACTGAAATCCATATTCATTGAATAAGTTTCTTCGATTTGGATTGGAGTAATAGTACGAgacatttttcatttttcaaagtaaaatattttatttttacagcattatataaaaatttaatttcaaatatagttaatacaaatattactaatacactttattcattattaattttGTACATTATACCAACTAAACACATGATAATAATGAGTCAAATGCATAGCGCAAACAGAAAGTATTGTGTGAAAAAGAAGAGCCAAAAGGGTGATGTCAGGTAATGGAGCAAAGAACGTAACCGTCCTTCTCAGAGTCCCTATTTTGGATGCATATATGCTCAGACTCACGCCTTTTGCACCAGCCCCGGCTGGCATCTTCACACACACCATTCAtgagtagtagtagtagtagtactaGTACTAAAAAAAGGAATCAAATTTTCTGATACTACAGATTTCATTTTCACTTTCAGAGTTTCTGTTTTCTGCTTTTTTCTTCAGTCTTGGTGTTTTCAGAAACAGCTCCTAGCTCCCCCTATAAATTGTACGGAAACTCTGAAAACCCCATCATCAAAAACACCAGCTTCCTCCTCTACTTCTTCTGAAAAGGTagtctttttttgttttttgatttTCAACAACTCAATGTTTTAGTTCGTTTTTGTGGTTATAAAATTTTGGGTTTGTGTTTTTCTGCTGATTCTTTCATTACCTACATGCCCACATTGTATCTGATCAGTTTCAAAATGTTGGTTCTTTTTTTGTGTGCTTTtcttgagtataaatgatgAGTATGTGAGTTTTCAAGAACACCCACAAAGTGTATGGAACAGAATGTCACACCATTGATGAGTAGTAGAATATCACAAAAGAATCAAATTTTCTGAACCCCTATTTTCAGATTACAGATTTCATGTTGTCAGTTTCATAGTTTTTGTGCTTTTTTTTGAGTATTCGGTTTTCAAAAAGAGACCCCATTAGGTGTACGGAACATCTGCTGCTTCTGAAAAGGTAGCTCTTTTTGAAGTTCTTTTTTTGTTTCCAAGAACTCCATGTTTTGTTTTTCTTCCCAATGATTTAGCTCAGTTTTGTGCTTATAATtcttttggactgattttctcCTGATGCCTATTTGTGTAACTGGATTCTGTTGTATCTGATCAGTTTCAGTGTTTTGTTATGCTTTTCATGAGTGAATGATGAGTTTGTGAGTTTTCAAAAACTCCCATTGAAACCCTTTCTAATATAACTCTAAAATCCCCATTAACAgcatcttcttcttctgaaaGGTAGCTTTTTGAGGGTTTTTTATTTCTAAGTACTCCATTTTTACTACCTTCCCTATATTTTTAGCTCATTTTTGTTGATGGGGTTGTAtccttttttctttcctttttgattTTATGCTGCTGCTTTTCTTAAACTTTCTGATTTGCATTGCCATCTTTTATTGGTTCTTAGTTCATTTTTTGTTAAGTGAGTCTCTTTCTGttgtactttcttttttctccttttccatttatgtggtttctttccttttttttagcTTGTAGCTAGGTTGAGAGTAATTCTTTTTAAGGTTATATATGTTGTTTTAGCTCAGTGTTTGTGTGTGAAGAAAGTGATGTTCTTGGCAGATTTCTATTAAGTACTTTActtgaatttggaaaaaaaaaaggcataaaGAAGTGTTATGGGAGTCtcatttttaatcattttagTCACACATAACGTGTAGATTTATAaatgttttcctttttttctctctttttgtaTGGAACACATTTGCTTGTTCTCCAGTTTCTTTGCTATTTTTAGCTAAATTTATACGTGTGAGAAATGTTAAAAGATTTATGCTTTTTTTAATTGGGAATATAACGTGCATATCAAATGTTCTTCAGATCTTTCTTGAGCCCAATGCCTAGTTGTCTAATACTATAAAGTTATCAGCTTTAATTTTCTGGAGGGTCTTTTTTTGCTCCACAGTTTTGCCAAGCAGATATTCCTATTTTCACTGTTGTCTTTTTGTGACTTGCTGATTTTAATTTAAGAGAAATAACTGATAGCCTTATTTTGGCATTTTTGTGgcgtttgaccatgaaaattgtgagtatttgaaaaatgtagtttttttttcaaagtgagaaataatatttgaaaattgaagttgtgtttggttgtaaataaaaataggatttttttttaattgtgagTAATTTGGAGTGAAAAAAAATACCATTTTAGCTTATCTTCGGAAAAaagtttttaaagaaattatggCCAAACGCCCACTTAGCTTTAGTTATGCTGAAAAATGACAATTTTTTACAGTATAGGTAGTTGTTTGTACTTTgtacaaattattaattataacCTTATTACCAGCTTTAGATGAAGGTTTAAGAGGGAAATATATTACAGAAGATCAAACATTACCATGTTTGTGATGGATAAATATTATGGTTAACACAATATAATGATGTTTTTAAGCCTGTTTTTTTGAACTTCCCAGGCACTGTGAGTACACTTACTGATCTTGAATATTTACTTCACGTCAATCAATTCTTGACACCATTTCATAATCTAAGAGAATATCTAATAATTTGTTCTATTATGACAAAAACAgatttgaaatttattcagtttttttttttgctttattATAGGAGAGTTCTGTTCGGGTGTCTTTGAGTTTAGCAGGTTTCTTGGGTGATTGAGTTGGTACATTTAACTTGAAGGTGCCCACTGCATTTCATGTTTCAACTGCCAAAGGTATATAAGTTTAATTTTATGCTTGCCATTTGTACCAATGACTTTTGTCTTCTGATCATTAATCCATGTTAAAAATAGATTGAAGAATGTATTTTTCTTCTTTGCTGATTGTTGTTGATCGAAGAAGCTATTTTCTCCCTATCCATGTCTTTACTAAACAAACGAATTAAGGTGTATGTTTGTGTGTAGCTTTTTTGTTCATCTTGGTATGATGCATATTTGATTTCACTTTATAGCTTTGTTTCATCTTATTCATGGAATAACCTTGCAGGTCATTGTTTGAAACTAAAGTGAACCAGCATAATGACAAACAAAGCTTCAACATGGAAGGCTTGTGTACTAATGATCATTCTTCTCTGCTTTACACCACAACCAGTAGTTACAACTGGCTATTTGGTCAATGACATGGAGTTACTAAAGGCTTTACGAAATTCTCTTGTCCAGAAAAGGGATGTTATTCCCAGTTGGTTTGATACAAAGAGTACTCCATGCAATTGGACCGGCATAAAGTGTGAAGGTGAACGTGTTATCCAGATTGACTTTCCATGCACAGCATCACCGCTAAATGTACCATTTCCTGCAAACATTGGAAAATTTAAATCCCTCAAGCACCTGAACCTCAGCCACTGTGCCCTCACTGGTACTATACCTACAGATATTTGGAGTCTGGAGAATATGGAGATACTAGACTTGACTGACAACAGGTTAACTGGCGAGCTGCCTCCAACTATATCTAACCTGAGAAACCTGAGACATCTTGTACTCGACGATAATGGTTTCTCAGGCAGTTTACCATCAACAATTTGTGAGCTAAAGGAGCTCAGGGAACTATCAGTTCATGCGAACTCTTTTGCTGGCAATCTTCCTGGTGAGATTGGAAACATGGAGAAGTTGCAGTCTCTTGATTTCAGCTCAAATTTCTTCTCTGGTAGTCTACCTTCCAGCCTAGGTAATTTGGCGGAGCTTCTATATGTCGATGCCAGTCAAAACAACTTGACTGGATTGATATTTCCAGAAATTGGAAAACTAGGGATGCTTAGAATTCTTGCTCTCTCATCCAACATGTTGATAGGACCTATACCTGCAACAATTGGCCATCTGAAGCAGCTGAAGGCACTTGATCTCCAAAACTGCAAATTCACTGGAAGTATTCCTGAAGAGATCTCTGAATTGAGTAATTTGAGTTACTTGAATTTAGCACAGAATGAATTTGATGGAGAGCTTCCCTCAAGCATCGGAGAGCTAAAAAATCTGGTTTACCTTATTGCTTCAAATGCCGGGTTGTCTGGAACAATCCCTTCAGAGCTAGGGAACTGCAAAAGGCTCAGAACAATAAATTTGTCCTTTAACTCATTTTCAGGCGCATTACCTGACGAACTTTCTGGGTTGGATTCACTTCAATCACTTGTGCTTGATTCAAACTACTTATCAGGCCCCCTGCCTATGTGGATTTCCAACTGGACGCAAGTAGAGTCAATAATGGTGTCAAAGAATTTCCTTAGTGGACCTCTCCCACCACTGCATCTCCCTTTGCTATCTGTTCTTGATGTCAGTGCCAACAGTCTATCTGGTGATTTGTCTTCAGGGATATGTGGTGCCAAATCATTGAGCATTCTGCTGTTGTCGGATAACAACTTCACTGGTGACATCCAAAGTACTTTCAGGAATTGTTCAAGTCTCACAGACTTGGTGTTGTCTGGAAACAACCTCTCAGGTAAACTGCCTTCTTATCTAGGGAGGCTTCAGCTCATTACTCTTGAGCTATCGAAAAACCAATTCTCCGGGAAGGTACCAGATCAACTATGGGAGTCAAAAACATTAATGGGGATCTCACTCGGCAATAATATGCTTGAAGGTCCAATTCCAGCGACAATTGCAAAACTTTCAACCCTTCAGAGATTGCAACTTGATAATAATCAGTTTGAAGGAAGCATACCGCGTACCATTGGTAACTTGAAGAACCTGACCAATCTCTCTCTTCATGGTAACAAGTTAACTGGAGGTATTCCATTGGAGCTTTTTGAATGTACAAAGTTGGTATCTCTTGATCTTGGTGCAAACAGTCTTTCAGGTGAAATTCTGAAATCAATATCTAAGCTGAAATTGCTAGACAATTTGGTTCTGTCTAATAATCAGTTTTCTGGTTCTATACCTGAGGAAATTTGTTCTGGGTTCCAGAATATGCCTTTACCAGACTCTGAGTTCACCCAGCATTATGGGATGCTTGATTTGTCCAACAATGAACTAGCGGGGTCCATCCCACACTCAATTAAGGATTGCATAGTTGTGACAGAACTACTTTTACAGGGAAATAAGCTCACGGGAAGCATTCCTCCTGAAATTTCTCAGCTCGGTAATTTAACAACGCTTGATGTATCTTTCAATTCCTTGACAGGTCCAGTGTTTCCTCAGTTGTTCTCAATGACAAGCCTGCAAGGTCTCATACTTTCTCATAACCAGATAACTGGATCTATTCCTGATAATCTCGACTCTATAATGCCAAGTTTAGTCAGGCTAGACCTTTCAAATAACTGGTTGAGTGGCTCATTGCCACCTTCTGCATTTAGCGTCAAAAGTTTGACTTACCTGGACATCAGCATGAATTCTTTCTCAGGAACGCTGTCTTTTAATGTTGGAACCTCCAGCTCTTTGGTGGTCCTAAATGCTAGCAACAACCAACTCTCTGGTGCTCTTGATGATTCTCTCTCTAATCTGACATCCTTGTCCACACTAGATCTGCATAACAACTCAATTACAGACAACTTGCCATCATCACTTTCAGCTCTTGCTTCCCTGACATATCTTGACTTATCCAGCAACAGTTTTCAAAAGTCCTTTCCTTGTAGTATTTGTGACATAGAAGGCCTTATATTTTCCAATTTCTCTGGCAACAAATTCATTGGCCTAGCCCCTGATGTGTGCACTAAGGCTAGGAAATGCATACCAAGTGAACCTGTTTTACCTCCCAGGGAAAACTATGCATCTGCACCAGTTCTAAGCCATACATCTGTCTTGGGCATTGCCTTTGGTGCATCAATCCTTTCTCTTGTGGTGCTAATTGCAGTTCTCAGATGGAGAATGCTGAGACAAGAAGCTGTACTTGTTGGCAAAGGTAAAGGTAAACAAGGAAAGAAAACTGACCCCGCATCTACTGATGAGCTTTTGATTAAGAAGCCAAAGGAGCATCTGAGCATCAACATTGCAACCTTTGAACAGTCTTTGTTACGGATCAACCCCACAGCTATTCTCTCAGCCACAGAGAACTTCAGCAAGAGTTACATCATTGGTGATGGTGGCTTTGGTACTGTCTACAAAGCCAAACTGCCTGAAGGCCAGACCATTGCTGTCAAGAGGCTGAATGGAGGCCACATTCATGGTGATCGCGAGTTCTTTGCTGAAATGGAAACAATTGGGAAAGTAAAGCATGAAAATCTGGTGCCATTGCTTGGTTATTGTGTCTTTGCAGATGAGAGGTTCTTGATATATGAATACATGGAGAATGGAAGCCTTGATTTCTGGTTGAGAAACCAAGCAGATGCAGTAGAAGCACTGGACTGGCCAACTCGTTTCAAGATTTGTCTTGGGTCAGCTGTCGGACTTTCCTTTCTACACCATGGTTTTGTTCCACACATCATCCACAGAGACATCAAGTCAAGCAATATACTCCTAGACAGGAACTTCGAACCACGAGTCTCTGACTTTGGCCTGGCTCGAATAATTAGTGCTTGTGAAAGCCATGTTAGCACAATCCTTGCTGGTACATTCGGGTACATACCACCTGAGTATGGACAAACCATGATGGCCACAACCAAGGGTGACATCTACAGCTTTGGAGTGGTGATGTTGGAACTGGTAACAGGCAGGGCACCAACAGGACAGGCTGATGTTGAAGGAGGCAATCTTGTTGGCTGGGTGAGATGGATGCTTGCAAATGGCAGGGAGATTGAAACGTTGGATCCATTTGTTTCTGGTTCAGGATTATTGAAGGATCAAATGCTGCGCGTTCTTGGCATTGCAAGGTTATGCACCAGCGATGAGCCATGGAAGCGACCATCAATGCTCGAAGTGGTGAAACTGTTGAAGGAGGCAAAAAGCAATGGTGCTTGTGGAGAGTGATTGAATAACAAACACATAAACATGACTAGCTTATTACAAGCCACAACAGAAGGTAATGAAAGAAAGGCGTAAAAGGATTATAGTTCTCTTATGTTATGCAGCTATCTGTATTATGAGTTTATACAAGTCAGGTGTAAGTTATGTTGGAAGGAAACTAGTTCTCTTATGTTATGCAGCTATCTGTATTATGAGTTTATACAAGTCAGGTTTAAGTTATGTTGGAAAGAAATTAAAGTCAGGTTTAAGTTATGTTGGAAAGAAATTAAACTATGTTGTTCCCTTTAATTCATGTCACCTGTAAATCATAATCTTTCACTAAGGACTATAGTTTTAATTTCTTCACAGATGATAAAGCAGGGAAAACATACTCCCTTGATTGCTACCCCGAAATCGATAACTCAACCATACGAGGAATAACATAGTCCCATATTTTATGGTTAATTCTTATCCCATAAACCAAACGATG
This DNA window, taken from Solanum dulcamara chromosome 3, daSolDulc1.2, whole genome shotgun sequence, encodes the following:
- the LOC129883397 gene encoding leucine-rich repeat receptor protein kinase MSP1-like — translated: MTNKASTWKACVLMIILLCFTPQPVVTTGYLVNDMELLKALRNSLVQKRDVIPSWFDTKSTPCNWTGIKCEGERVIQIDFPCTASPLNVPFPANIGKFKSLKHLNLSHCALTGTIPTDIWSLENMEILDLTDNRLTGELPPTISNLRNLRHLVLDDNGFSGSLPSTICELKELRELSVHANSFAGNLPGEIGNMEKLQSLDFSSNFFSGSLPSSLGNLAELLYVDASQNNLTGLIFPEIGKLGMLRILALSSNMLIGPIPATIGHLKQLKALDLQNCKFTGSIPEEISELSNLSYLNLAQNEFDGELPSSIGELKNLVYLIASNAGLSGTIPSELGNCKRLRTINLSFNSFSGALPDELSGLDSLQSLVLDSNYLSGPLPMWISNWTQVESIMVSKNFLSGPLPPLHLPLLSVLDVSANSLSGDLSSGICGAKSLSILLLSDNNFTGDIQSTFRNCSSLTDLVLSGNNLSGKLPSYLGRLQLITLELSKNQFSGKVPDQLWESKTLMGISLGNNMLEGPIPATIAKLSTLQRLQLDNNQFEGSIPRTIGNLKNLTNLSLHGNKLTGGIPLELFECTKLVSLDLGANSLSGEILKSISKLKLLDNLVLSNNQFSGSIPEEICSGFQNMPLPDSEFTQHYGMLDLSNNELAGSIPHSIKDCIVVTELLLQGNKLTGSIPPEISQLGNLTTLDVSFNSLTGPVFPQLFSMTSLQGLILSHNQITGSIPDNLDSIMPSLVRLDLSNNWLSGSLPPSAFSVKSLTYLDISMNSFSGTLSFNVGTSSSLVVLNASNNQLSGALDDSLSNLTSLSTLDLHNNSITDNLPSSLSALASLTYLDLSSNSFQKSFPCSICDIEGLIFSNFSGNKFIGLAPDVCTKARKCIPSEPVLPPRENYASAPVLSHTSVLGIAFGASILSLVVLIAVLRWRMLRQEAVLVGKGKGKQGKKTDPASTDELLIKKPKEHLSINIATFEQSLLRINPTAILSATENFSKSYIIGDGGFGTVYKAKLPEGQTIAVKRLNGGHIHGDREFFAEMETIGKVKHENLVPLLGYCVFADERFLIYEYMENGSLDFWLRNQADAVEALDWPTRFKICLGSAVGLSFLHHGFVPHIIHRDIKSSNILLDRNFEPRVSDFGLARIISACESHVSTILAGTFGYIPPEYGQTMMATTKGDIYSFGVVMLELVTGRAPTGQADVEGGNLVGWVRWMLANGREIETLDPFVSGSGLLKDQMLRVLGIARLCTSDEPWKRPSMLEVVKLLKEAKSNGACGE